The Leishmania panamensis strain MHOM/PA/94/PSC-1 chromosome 19 sequence genome contains the following window.
GCAAGTCGTCGTGCATGGTTCCCTCACCGACAGGGGTCTCAGTTGGTGTCAGCACGGCACTCGGCGCGACCGCGCCACCGGGGCCTTTGAACACGAGTGCCGACGCACCCATCATGCAGATTGAACTGACAGAGTGTAGCCGCCCAGTTGCGACGCCTGCTCCTTTGAGTCATGTTTACGAGACCGACCCGTCAGGACACTCCACCACGACCGCACCGTCTCCGAACACCTCCGCAAGAGCGGCCGCGACGCCTTTGAGTGCCGCCGTTCCCAGGTTGGCGACGCTGATGGTCAAAGTGAGCGGAAGCGCGTCAGCAGTGTGCCCCTCGGCACCTCTGTCGCCTCTGATCAACTCCCCATCACtcgcccagcagcagcctgaGTTGCCGGCACGACAACAGCGCTCCGCTGGGAAATCTACCCGCTCGCGTCCCATGACCTTGGACCCCCGTAAGGGCAGCTGTGCCAGCGACAGGAACGACACCCCAGCCTCGGTGGGCGACATGGATAGCGCTGACGCAGCGTTCCATGAAGATCAAGGCAGCTCGCCTGGCATGAGGCCGTCGAAGCCAACCAtagaggaggcggaagcgCGGTACCGCTATCTCTACGAGGAGTTCCTAAAAGTGAGTCGCGTGCGTGCGAAGCTCGTCGAGGAGAGCGATCGCATGAAGCGTGAGCAGACGATGCTGCGAGAGGAGCTCGACTACTACCGCCGCAAGGTCGCCTTTGCCGCTGAGGAGCGGGAAGCGCTCTTGGATGACTACCGAGATGACGTTCACAGCGCCTTGCGCCTcgcacagctgctggcggcggatGTTGCCGCTGCGTACAACAGCCGTGGTAGTGCGCCAAATCCAACTTTAGAGCggcacgacggcggcgaaggtTTTACTGCGGTGTCTCCGCAGCAGACGCTCGACGCAGCCGTGGCTCGCATCTCTGCCAACAACGCCTCCAttgcaacggcggcggccccaatcacccctcctcctaccGGAATTCCGACCCCGCCGTCCGTCGCGGAGCACCTCGGCCTGCGGTGCGGGAAGTGGATGCTGATGCCAGCTGTGGCGCCCCGATCACCCATCATGGAGGAAGAACCCTGCCACCCAGGCCCTCGTGAGTGGCACGGGGGCGGCAAAGGACCGCAGCATCAGCTAGGTGTCCTGCTGCGCGACGAGATGCGCGACGTGCATCTCAACACCCACGCAGCGATAAGCACGTACATGACCAGCCTCGACTACGGATTCGCACCCGTGTCCAACCAGCCCAGCTATCCACCTGCTAGTTCGGAagggcagcgccagcagcagcagtttaGTAGCGAGTATCGAGGTCTCCATTTTCACGTGGATGTCCCCCGCTTCCACTCCCACACGGCGTCCGGTGTGTCGGACCCGGTAAATGCCGGCGGAGACgacagtggaggagagagcccACCAGTGTGCACCACATCTATGTAATTGTCGCCGCCAGAACAGCTGTCGTCTCCTTACCTCGCTCCACAGAGCTCCCGCGTGATTTCGGCTCCAATGAAAGTGAagcactgccgcagcccTGTGCCGCTTGAGGGGGGTATCGAATAAAGCGCGCGGCTGACCCAGCAGTGGTGAAACCACTCGCTGAACTTTGTGGTCGGCGACGGGGTTTCACAGCACGGGTACGCGAAAAGCTGGCAGCGTCAGTCCCCTTATACGAGGCTGGGGGATCGAGAAAAAGAGTCGGTGGGTGGGCCTGTGAGGTATAATCTACTGGTGAGGCTGGttgaagagaggggagaggcgcacggGCGTACACATCTTTGTGCAGCTGTGAAACTACGACAACGACGCCTACACAAcctcacctgctgctgctatgctccgctcccccttttttcgtATCCCTATCGCgtcttgtgcgtgtgcgttcgCCAGCCACACCTGAAGGTCGTGCGGAGCTCCATCACTCATCCCCCAGTTCTCAGAAATCACCTCGCTTCTCCCTACGTCGCCGTTtcgctctctgtgtctgCCTCTCGAACGTGGGGTGCGTGCGAAAGCcgagcgaggagggagggggagcaagAGCCAACATAACTGGTGGACAGGATCACGCTATTCGAGCACGTAcaccctttccctcccccatgTTCTCCCACGGTCtattttttcttcttcgcgtcGTGCTTCGCACTGCAGTGGAGGCATGCATGTATGCCTCGAGGCTCACCACTTGTGTGTCTatgctctcctttcttcgCTCTGTTCTTCGTcatctcctccgcagcaATGTGTGTGCAGTGGTGTTGTTGCTCCCTCGTAATCTCTCCTCGATTTCCTGGGCTCGCTTCCTTTTCTcgtgcaccccccccccgcccgcccgctctgtgtgtgtgtgggggggggggttgacTCTCTGCTTCGGCATGTCTGTGTATGATGGAGCGTCTTTCGCAGCTCCTTACAGTTTTTTTCTCAATCCCAAAGCGCCTCCACATCCCCACAACACCCAGGCTAAAGCCAAGTTCGCTACCACAACAGTGAGGCAGAGCACAGGCATGTCTGGCGGAAGTTATTCGTGGGCTCTGTCTTTTATTGGTGTATGGGGAAGTTGGTCGCAGAGGACTTGTCtagatggagagaggaaagagaagccaACACGAGGAGTGTGACTGGTCCTCTACATGTCTGCCTCTACGCGGCTAGGTTTCGTGTGTTGTTCAGCATAGAAGAGGACAAGCAGTGGTGCGCAGAGGCTCCAGGGAAAACGGGGGCCGAGCCGGATGGTGGTGCCGAGTGATGTGCCAAACCTCCCCGCCTCAATGGGGCTGTGCAACTTTTCACATAAAATGAGGAAAaacagcgcgcacacacacagagagaaatggacgcattttttttctctctctcgctcgagGTCTCGAACAGTTGTGATGTGTTCAgccagagagggggagtagGTACCCGATATGCTACGTTAGCTCTCCCTGATGCCGCGTCCTCTTACCCAGCGCTGTTGTATTCCGCTGATTTCCACTGTGTGATCTTCATTACTGTCGCATCTCCTTTTCCTGCCATTCTTCTTCGGTGCTAActctgttttcctcttcctctccctcatctATGCAATACGCTCGCTTTTATTTGTGTTCAGTTCGTatatcttctctctccgatgcctctctcttgttcctTGCAGTTTGCACTGCTCTGACACACAACTGAACTCCAAAccaccatacacacacacacacacacacacgcacatacaagCTTAGTCGCACGGAACACAGCGCACTGACGCGAAAAGCACATACAGTTGCTCACGTTCACTCGAGTCTGTTTCCCATCTACGTTACCCCAGCAAGCAGGGTCGTCTCCCGTTGTCGCTTGATTTATCGCCAAATTGTCTATCAAGAGCTCGTTGCCCACAAGCAACAGCTGCCAGCTATTAGAGCCACGCAACAAACATCGCcagaaaacaaaggaaaaaacaTAATGGGACTCCCGCTGCCGGCAACTCTCGCCGCtagcgtcgtcgtcatcaccGTAGCGAAGGTAGtgggcgctgccgccacgacTTACGCCGCACCGGACCCGACGGTGGGTCTTTCCTCCAAGGACGAAGAGTACCTTATCGGGGTCATTTCATTCAtcgtggtggctgtggctcTCCTCGTGGGTATCGCCGCAATGGTGAAGATTGACTACGACGATGACACACTGCTCATGGTTGAGGTGCCCGGGGACACAAGCCAAGGAAAGGAGTAGATGCCTGCCGTGGAAGGCGACGTTCACAATTAGCGTGGCTGCCCATGGTGTCTGTGGGCCGCTGTCTCCTCCTACCCCCACCCTCAGCGCCTGCGTATACTTCGTCCTTCACCGTCTTTTCCTTGCGCCTTCCTGTCAGCGTAGCGACGGTAtagagggggggagatggCCTTTGGCGACGAGTGTGTACGTATAGGTGGGTGGTTAGGTGGGTGCCAGGAGGTGGGATTACCCTGGGTGACGCGGCGAGTGAGAAGGAAGAGGCTCCGATCGCGCGCAAGAGAAAGAGTAAGTGCCAAGGCTGAGAGGGAATGCCAGCGTAATGGAGAATAGTCAAGTCGTGCGTATCCCTCACCCACCTCGCACTGCGCCTGTGTCTGTTTACGTGAGGTGCAAAGAGTACGGCGAGCATGCACCGGTGTCTGTCGTTGTTGTTCATTATGTcagccctccctctcttccccccagCGCCTTCGAGttggcgcgcagcacccTTGTTGCTTGAGTTTAGTTgacccctcccttctctgaGTGGTTGTTGGCGATAttgaaacgaaaaagaagtGCCCTTCCTGGTGAACGAAGAGAGGGTTGGACTGTTGCGTGCTGTCAAGATGAGGCGGGGAAGGGAAGTGGCAGATGTGAGTCCACATACTCGCCCTAGTAAGTACAGACGGTGGACAGTTAAGAGGCCACCAAAACGTAAACTGAACCACAGGTGCGCTACATCTCTGTGTGGGTAATGCCGTGAACCTCAtctctcttcacctcctcttttcacTGGGATCCTTTCTGCTTCACTCCCTCCTGCCTGCAcacatgcatgtgtgtgtgtgtgtgtgaatcGCCTTCGCATTCTCGGCCTCTGCATTGTGGTCTTTgacttgctctctctctctacttcGTACGCACAACAGGGCGCTGCTTCAAGAAGGAAGCAGAATATCaagaccaccaccaccaccacactcCATTCGATATAGCCAGCGCACGTTCCGCGTGTGTTCCTCCCCTTTTGCCTTCTCGGGGATTCCCTCATCGCATAGAGCCTAGACTTGCACCCTTTGCAGCTCACACAGCTCGAGGCAACACCAATTTGGGTTGCTCTTGTTGCTTCGCTTCTTTATCGTCGCACTCCTCCACAACACAAGGCGGGCTCTTGTCGTgccgccttcccccccctccctcctctctctcctcgtacCTGGCGCACGTCGTCTTTTCGTTGTTGCgttgcgccccccccccctccccctcccgccgcTGAGCAACGAGTCTCGTtaaagagagggagcaccAGCTATGCAGATCGAGGTGAAGCTCTCGCTGGAGGACGCGGAGAGCTATCAGCGCACCCTCCATACCCTCGCCAACCATCACCTCGGGGATGAGTACTACTATGACTTGTTTTTTGACTTCCCGTGTTCCGCGCTCCAGGAGCGGAGTAGTGTGCTGCGACTGCGCGTGCCGTGCGACCCGGCGCCTGTCTACGCCTACTCCGTGACGCCAGCGCCGAGCGCGAGTGCAGGCAGTAACAGCAACTATGACCCAGAGGCGGAGTACGAGGCGTTGCTGCGTGCATGCCGCGGGAAGGCCCCGTCTCCTAtcgacgcggcggctgctAGTAACGTTTCTGCCTGTGTGCatgcgacgacagcgacagctAACCCTGGGGGCGACGGCGTATCTGCGCACGGCCTTCCGCTCCCTACCTTCACCCCTGGCGCTCTCGGCAAGCTTATCCTGAAGCAGAAAAACACGGTGGAGCAGGGCCATCAAATGTGCTTTGTGGTGGAGGACGCCCACGTGccgtcggcggtggtggaggcccTCGTGCGCCTTGTCCCCGAGTGGCTCTTCACTGCCGGCGTTGTCACTTCCACAAAAGTGgcggacggcggcgccagcgatGCCTTTGCCGTCTTGTCGGCAtacgcgcagcagcatccgtGCAGTGACGACGGGGCCGGCGAGTCTGCGATTGTGCGAATCCTGTCCCAGCTGAATGCTGTTGCCCGCGACTATGCGCTATCCAATGGCACTGGCGCGCCGGCTTCTGACCCTGAGAGTTCTAACACGCACTTCGCGCAGATCCGCTTTGCGGCGATGGGGACACACGCGACGTACATGCATCAGCAGCTTTCGACGTCGCAGCAGACCTGCGACAAGAAAAGCGGAAAGATGGAAGATGGTgatggcgctggcggtgctgcagtggtgccgcGGTTGGAGGCCGTTGCGGGATTTATGACGCTGCGCAAAGTGTTTGCGTATGCACCACTGGTTGCCTTGCAGCAGGCCTCCCTCAAGGCGCTCGACCTCACGGAGAGTGAAAGGGAGTTCAGAGAGGGACTGCGAGTGCGGCTCGATGCAAGTTACCTGCTGCCAGGGCTGACAATTTACGAACTTGAGGTGCCAAAGTGCGGCGTTGCCGTGGACGACGTGGCGACGGAGGTAGGCAATTTCCTCCGCCAGCTTGGGGTTGCGTTCCACGTGGGTAGCGAGAGCAAATTTACGCGGTACACGCAGTACCTTGCGGCAACCCGCGAGGCGGAACAAGACGCCAACGACGTGAAGCTCCGATTGACAAACGTTAACGGGTatgaggaggtgcagcgcaacctgcagcagctcattCTGCCGGCATACGCCGCCAATGCGCAGAGCTCACAGGAGCGGCGCTACATCTCAAACACTGAGGTGAGCCTCgcggaagacgaggaggccgGGGACGACCGCACGTGGTGGCACACGAACACGAGCGGCTACGTGAAGGAAACCAACGAAGATTTCTTCTTCGACAGCCCGGAGCagacgctgcggcgcggGAAGAGCTTCCTGCGACTTCGCAAGCAGTTGCACTCGAACAAGTACCTTCTGGTTCTTAAAGCCCACCAGGTGTTCAGCGGTGGTCAGCAGAACTCGCTGTCTAGCAAGGTTAGTGTCTCTGAGGGGGTGGCACGTGCCCTCATCGAGAATCCCACGCAGTTTTTGCACGAGTACGCCGAACACTTTGCGGTGGTGAAGACGGTATGGAAGGAGTTCGGGGTGCGAGAGCtgtgccgcgccgccaccttcacGACAGAACGCCTGACGGTGCCGTGGTGGGCTGCTCAAGTGCAGCAGTCAACTCTGCAGCGAAGCTGGGCTAGCGGGGCCTCGTTGGCCCTCGCACAGCAGAGCCAGTCTATCCACACCACCCcttgcctcctccagcagcagcagggctgcGGTGTGGCAGGCAAGCCGCAACCCGTTCCGCCGTTGCTCATTCACTTGGACAGGACGCTCTACAGGTTACCAGCCGACGCACAGGCGCCGCGCATCCCGTTCAGCCAGTGCCGCTCGTGGGGTGACCGCCAGTGCGAGACATACGAGCTGGAGGTGACGAACATTGTAGCCCCTACAGAACCGAAGGACGTGGTGGCCGAGCTCACAGCGGTGCTCAATCGGTTAGGGGTGGAGTGGACCGTTGGAGTCCGCAGTAAACTGGAGCAATACTTCTCACTGATGGAGATGTGAGTCCAACGTTCCTCTTACCCTCTCGCGAAGAACACTCGTGCACTCGCTCGCCCGTTACACTGCtcactgtgtgtgggtgtgtgggtgcttTGACGGACGACGGCTCTGATGCGTGGAAATACGTGCATGacttttccctccctcttccctcaccccaCGCCCCGCCatccgcttttttttccattcGATTGTGCTGTTTTCGCTTCGTGCGGCGGCTTGGCGCTGCGGGAGATGCGCGGGCTGCCAAGCatacctctctccctcggtGAGAGACGTGCGCTACCAGACGAAACTATACCACCACATCACACACTCGCAGGGATAGTACGTACCTCTTGCAGGCCGTGTTGTTCTCCCGGTCTCCTGTGATAGGAGTGCGTTCTCAACGCACCTTTTCGAAGAATTTGGGTGCGGCTCCTATAAAGCTTCCCGGATCTCATTCCATGCGTCCCTACGCGTTGATGGGTGCCTACACGATTCCCATTTTGCTTTAAATGTTATATGTGGCACTAATAGCGGTACTGGAGAGCAGAAGACGAAGCACTACACCACGATTGCATCCTCGGCGCTCGAAATTAAAAAGTGCTAAAGACGGAGGGTATCGGTGGGGGTGGCAGTGCCTTCAATCGACGTGCACCCCCCAGCTGCCG
Protein-coding sequences here:
- a CDS encoding hypothetical protein (TriTrypDB/GeneDB-style sysID: LpmP.19.0570); translated protein: MYPRARAKGGPKGIGHGDGDAVLAVAQPIAPPLVSDALSQSNTTVGHSEPPHFLLHSTSSHHASMGSGNRQSVHTSQQQPPPTLTPGTHIPPGMYCESMEDRSASSPAPPPLNLYAGSTHHHSGFVGTGMHRHTASLSYEQQQQLLPRPPPLHMSGHQGDWIAGASSSLTMGGTTTLDSPAGMIFFSTTGPPSFLQHSRTSSSMPGAPTGVAGPGCTKYRPPPGYGEMNLGSNIGAGASWTNNSSLASMNRTVTSLNGSVINASNAIRKSSCMVPSPTGVSVGVSTALGATAPPGPLNTSADAPIMQIELTECSRPVATPAPLSHVYETDPSGHSTTTAPSPNTSARAAATPLSAAVPRLATLMVKVSGSASAVCPSAPLSPLINSPSLAQQQPELPARQQRSAGKSTRSRPMTLDPRKGSCASDRNDTPASVGDMDSADAAFHEDQGSSPGMRPSKPTIEEAEARYRYLYEEFLKVSRVRAKLVEESDRMKREQTMLREELDYYRRKVAFAAEEREALLDDYRDDVHSALRLAQLLAADVAAAYNSRGSAPNPTLERHDGGEGFTAVSPQQTLDAAVARISANNASIATAAAPITPPPTGIPTPPSVAEHLGLRCGKWMLMPAVAPRSPIMEEEPCHPGPREWHGGGKGPQHQLGVLLRDEMRDVHLNTHAAISTYMTSLDYGFAPVSNQPSYPPASSEGQRQQQQFSSEYRGLHFHVDVPRFHSHTASGVSDPVNAGGDDSGGESPPVCTTSM
- a CDS encoding dystroglycan-like protein, putative (TriTrypDB/GeneDB-style sysID: LpmP.19.0580), which produces MGLPLPATLAASVVVITVAKVVGAAATTYAAPDPTVGLSSKDEEYLIGVISFIVVAVALLVGIAAMVKIDYDDDTLLMVEVPGDTSQGKE
- a CDS encoding hypothetical protein (TriTrypDB/GeneDB-style sysID: LpmP.19.0590); the encoded protein is MQIEVKLSLEDAESYQRTLHTLANHHLGDEYYYDLFFDFPCSALQERSSVLRLRVPCDPAPVYAYSVTPAPSASAGSNSNYDPEAEYEALLRACRGKAPSPIDAAAASNVSACVHATTATANPGGDGVSAHGLPLPTFTPGALGKLILKQKNTVEQGHQMCFVVEDAHVPSAVVEALVRLVPEWLFTAGVVTSTKVADGGASDAFAVLSAYAQQHPCSDDGAGESAIVRILSQLNAVARDYALSNGTGAPASDPESSNTHFAQIRFAAMGTHATYMHQQLSTSQQTCDKKSGKMEDGDGAGGAAVVPRLEAVAGFMTLRKVFAYAPLVALQQASLKALDLTESEREFREGLRVRLDASYLLPGLTIYELEVPKCGVAVDDVATEVGNFLRQLGVAFHVGSESKFTRYTQYLAATREAEQDANDVKLRLTNVNGYEEVQRNLQQLILPAYAANAQSSQERRYISNTEVSLAEDEEAGDDRTWWHTNTSGYVKETNEDFFFDSPEQTLRRGKSFLRLRKQLHSNKYLLVLKAHQVFSGGQQNSLSSKVSVSEGVARALIENPTQFLHEYAEHFAVVKTVWKEFGVRELCRAATFTTERLTVPWWAAQVQQSTLQRSWASGASLALAQQSQSIHTTPCLLQQQQGCGVAGKPQPVPPLLIHLDRTLYRLPADAQAPRIPFSQCRSWGDRQCETYELEVTNIVAPTEPKDVVAELTAVLNRLGVEWTVGVRSKLEQYFSLMEM